A window from Listeria seeligeri serovar 1/2b str. SLCC3954 encodes these proteins:
- a CDS encoding arsenate reductase family protein: protein MINFYWYPKCSTCKKAKAWLENENTDFKEIDIKTETPSAEELQSWHELSGLPIRRFFNTSGIKYRELGLKDKIDTMSLKETYELLASDGMLIKRPLTTNGKEVTLGFNEQEFETTWK from the coding sequence ATGATTAATTTTTATTGGTATCCAAAATGTAGCACCTGCAAAAAGGCAAAAGCATGGCTTGAAAATGAGAACACGGATTTTAAGGAAATAGATATTAAAACAGAAACGCCAAGTGCAGAAGAGTTACAATCGTGGCATGAGCTTAGCGGGCTTCCAATCCGTCGTTTCTTTAATACAAGTGGTATTAAGTACCGCGAGCTAGGGTTAAAAGACAAAATTGATACAATGTCGCTTAAAGAAACTTATGAACTACTAGCTTCTGATGGGATGCTAATTAAGCGCCCATTAACAACCAATGGCAAAGAAGTAACATTAGGTTTTAATGAACAAGAATTTGAAACAACTTGGAAATAG
- a CDS encoding Lmo2079 family surface lipoprotein, which translates to MKKAIMAVTIFVLLLATLSGCSSPKSDFTAALKKVTENKQYTTNVTFEINDLSSNYIQQFGPDVSLTQLKKSNLQYKISVDSDSSSSYSGFSLHWAGNKPLDLTLHALQNSDDGKAYIPVSDIYDASDSISSLLTDSTAKIFNEVLAENKDLESKYLNFFETIQNFSNQTIDTETVDRQAAELKKIEEKSGIAIYTYLNDLDDHHFTAKDNGDIVLKLSKNEISDLINEVMDTLDDDGNVVTLISEINSSTQKEAEATWNSQQKAIRSSLKNLTSKKQQSLEFKLTLTPDSKKGFSKATIDTDYKDTATNKSMSFTTTIDMLDYEEVPPMPKGNEIVSKKELDKAISDGLKLYLGSSMQ; encoded by the coding sequence ATGAAGAAAGCAATAATGGCTGTGACCATCTTTGTATTGCTTTTAGCCACACTATCTGGGTGTAGCTCACCTAAGTCCGACTTCACTGCGGCTCTAAAGAAAGTTACCGAAAACAAACAATATACAACTAATGTTACATTCGAAATAAATGACTTATCGAGTAATTACATCCAACAATTTGGCCCTGACGTATCTCTAACCCAACTAAAAAAATCTAATCTTCAATATAAAATTTCTGTAGATAGCGATTCCTCCTCTTCGTATAGCGGTTTCTCGCTTCACTGGGCTGGTAATAAGCCACTTGATCTAACACTTCACGCGCTTCAAAATAGCGATGATGGAAAAGCTTATATCCCAGTTTCTGACATCTATGACGCATCTGACAGCATCTCCAGTTTGCTAACAGATTCTACAGCAAAAATATTTAATGAAGTACTTGCAGAAAATAAAGATTTAGAATCAAAATACCTTAATTTTTTTGAAACTATTCAAAACTTTTCTAATCAAACCATTGATACTGAAACAGTTGATCGCCAAGCAGCAGAATTAAAAAAAATTGAAGAAAAAAGTGGCATTGCGATTTATACTTACCTTAACGACTTAGATGATCATCATTTCACCGCAAAAGATAATGGCGATATCGTCCTCAAATTAAGTAAAAACGAAATTAGCGACCTTATTAATGAAGTGATGGACACGCTTGACGATGACGGCAATGTCGTCACACTTATTTCTGAAATAAATAGCAGCACTCAAAAAGAAGCAGAAGCAACTTGGAATTCCCAACAAAAAGCAATTCGCTCTTCTTTGAAAAATCTCACATCTAAAAAACAACAAAGTTTAGAGTTCAAACTAACTTTGACACCTGACAGCAAGAAAGGTTTTAGCAAAGCGACAATTGATACGGACTATAAAGATACAGCAACGAATAAATCGATGAGCTTCACTACAACTATTGATATGCTTGATTACGAAGAAGTTCCTCCGATGCCTAAAGGAAATGAAATCGTTTCGAAAAAAGAACTGGATAAAGCCATTTCAGATGGCCTGAAACTATATTTAGGAAGTTCAATGCAATAA
- a CDS encoding MetQ/NlpA family ABC transporter substrate-binding protein has product MKKVLGFIFTLSLVLVLTACGSSSDKASSSKDDNKELVVGASNTPHAQILEQAKPILKEKGIDLKIVKYTDYVMPNKALEEGDLDANYFQHKPYLELEEKEKGYKFADVGAIHIEPMGLYSKKVKDIKDLKDGAQVLLSNSKSDWPRVIGIFVDNGLLTLKDGVKPQDATFDDIKDNPKNLKFKYDFDPAYLMTAYNNEEGDVVAINSNFVVDQGLNPSKDAIAIESKESPYANIVVTTEEKKDDKNIKELVKVLHSKEIQDYITKEWDGAVVPVDK; this is encoded by the coding sequence ATGAAAAAGGTTCTTGGATTCATTTTCACATTAAGTTTAGTTTTAGTACTTACAGCTTGCGGTAGCTCCTCAGATAAAGCGTCATCTAGCAAAGACGATAATAAGGAATTGGTAGTGGGTGCTTCAAATACACCTCATGCGCAAATTTTGGAACAAGCAAAACCAATTTTGAAAGAAAAAGGAATTGACTTGAAAATTGTGAAATACACAGATTACGTTATGCCTAATAAAGCGCTAGAAGAAGGCGATTTAGATGCTAACTATTTCCAACATAAACCATATCTTGAATTAGAAGAAAAAGAAAAAGGCTATAAATTCGCTGATGTAGGCGCGATTCATATCGAACCAATGGGCCTTTATTCCAAAAAAGTAAAAGATATTAAAGATTTAAAAGATGGTGCACAAGTATTGCTATCTAATTCAAAATCAGACTGGCCGCGCGTTATTGGGATTTTTGTTGATAATGGCTTATTAACTCTTAAAGATGGCGTAAAACCTCAAGATGCAACGTTTGATGATATTAAAGATAATCCGAAAAACTTGAAATTCAAATATGACTTTGATCCAGCTTACTTGATGACTGCATACAATAACGAAGAAGGCGATGTTGTAGCAATTAACTCTAACTTTGTGGTTGACCAAGGTTTAAACCCTTCAAAAGACGCAATTGCGATTGAAAGTAAAGAATCTCCATATGCAAATATCGTTGTAACTACAGAAGAGAAAAAAGATGATAAAAATATTAAAGAATTAGTTAAAGTACTTCATTCCAAAGAAATTCAAGATTATATTACGAAAGAATGGGACGGAGCAGTAGTTCCAGTTGACAAATAA
- the cesR gene encoding response regulator CesR: MTTSILIADDDKEIVDLVKLYLQNEGYTIYLAYDGAEVWRLVQEKQPTLVILDIMMPEMNGLEVCRLMRSEGILTPILMLSAKAEDNDKIMGLLTGADDYMVKPFNPLELSVRVKAILRRMQQMSQAEPISQDKVIIGPIVVDRALHVVTVSGKELHLTTSEFDILFLLVSEPGRVFSSEYIFEKIWQEKALGASKTVMVHISNLRDKLRDAMGGENVIKTIWGVGYKVEI; this comes from the coding sequence ATGACAACTTCAATTTTGATTGCCGATGATGATAAAGAAATTGTGGATTTAGTGAAATTATATTTGCAAAATGAAGGCTATACGATTTACTTAGCATATGATGGCGCAGAGGTTTGGCGTCTTGTACAAGAAAAACAGCCTACTTTGGTTATTTTAGATATTATGATGCCAGAAATGAATGGCTTAGAAGTTTGCCGATTAATGAGAAGCGAAGGGATTTTGACGCCAATTTTGATGCTCAGTGCTAAGGCAGAAGATAATGATAAAATTATGGGGCTTTTGACTGGTGCAGACGATTACATGGTGAAGCCGTTTAATCCGCTAGAGCTTTCTGTTCGCGTTAAAGCAATTTTGCGTCGGATGCAGCAGATGAGCCAAGCCGAGCCAATTAGCCAAGATAAGGTTATTATTGGACCTATTGTAGTTGACCGCGCACTTCATGTTGTAACTGTAAGCGGAAAAGAACTTCATTTGACGACATCGGAGTTTGATATTTTATTTTTACTTGTGAGCGAACCAGGTCGGGTTTTTAGTTCCGAATATATTTTTGAGAAAATTTGGCAAGAAAAGGCACTCGGAGCAAGTAAAACTGTTATGGTGCACATTAGTAATCTACGTGATAAATTGCGTGATGCGATGGGCGGAGAAAACGTAATTAAGACCATTTGGGGAGTAGGATACAAAGTTGAAATATAG
- a CDS encoding cation diffusion facilitator family transporter, producing the protein MNHSNLTILSVCSNFVIVVLKLVVGFFTGSVAVISEGIHSSMDLFASIITFFSIRISNQPADEDHPYGHGKAENIAGTIETLLIFVAGIWIIIESVNKLVNPHEIRFPALGIMVMLLGALINIVVSRIIKKAAEEANSVAMKSNALHLYTDVFTSLGIALSLFLVYITGWLWLDPVIAILTAFYIMFEAYKLLKESFPPLMDKRLSMDEEMAIKQIILTHKNKFIEFHDFRSRRAGAEEYIDFHLVVSSSMTIESAHSLCDEIEAEIMDFYAKAEVLIHLEPEEERVLTRN; encoded by the coding sequence ATGAACCATTCTAATCTTACTATTTTATCTGTTTGTAGTAATTTTGTTATTGTTGTACTTAAGTTAGTTGTTGGCTTTTTTACAGGGTCTGTCGCAGTGATTTCAGAAGGGATTCACTCATCGATGGATTTATTTGCGTCGATAATTACCTTCTTTTCGATTCGGATTTCGAATCAACCGGCAGATGAGGACCATCCATATGGCCATGGTAAAGCAGAAAACATTGCCGGGACCATTGAAACCTTGCTGATTTTTGTAGCGGGTATTTGGATTATTATCGAATCAGTCAATAAATTAGTTAACCCACATGAAATCCGTTTTCCTGCACTTGGAATTATGGTGATGCTTTTGGGGGCGCTCATTAATATTGTGGTATCACGAATTATCAAAAAAGCTGCTGAAGAGGCGAATTCTGTAGCAATGAAATCGAACGCGCTACATTTATATACTGATGTTTTTACTTCACTAGGAATTGCCCTTAGTTTGTTTTTAGTATACATAACCGGGTGGCTGTGGCTTGATCCAGTTATTGCGATTTTAACAGCCTTTTACATTATGTTTGAAGCATATAAACTCTTAAAAGAATCATTCCCACCACTTATGGATAAGCGTTTGTCAATGGATGAGGAAATGGCGATTAAGCAAATTATTTTGACACATAAAAACAAGTTTATTGAATTCCATGATTTTCGTTCTAGACGTGCTGGAGCAGAAGAATATATTGATTTCCATCTAGTTGTTTCTTCATCAATGACAATCGAAAGTGCTCATTCGCTCTGTGATGAAATTGAAGCAGAGATAATGGATTTTTACGCAAAGGCAGAAGTCCTTATTCACTTAGAGCCAGAAGAAGAACGCGTCCTGACTAGAAATTGA
- a CDS encoding sensor histidine kinase, whose amino-acid sequence MLFTKISHVMNIWQATFFAAISWILGIFTVQTIYLWAISIRDDSLFLKELTRAIVSLFGPNKYVRVMDSIWVVLINYFIIFLITCLFFSFFYRFMRQRLLKKQLRTINFALNDGKPVDTESFVPEIQELERNIESMRERQNKLMKQEEQAQQARNDLITNVSHDLRTPLTSILGYLSYIHEDRYRDEIELRYYTELVYGKARHLHKLIDDLFSYTRLDSVEYQLKKDELDVIELLSQLVAEYDGQATERNMQIVEHFEAKKLIISGDGNQIMRLFENLFSNALRYGEGNKQIDVSAKQEENMAVVRVTNYGQEISEIDLPYLFERFYKADKNRTTTGTGLGLAIAKSIVEKHGGIVTAESKNRKTSFIVKLPLS is encoded by the coding sequence ATGTTGTTTACTAAAATTAGCCATGTGATGAATATTTGGCAGGCAACTTTTTTTGCAGCTATTTCATGGATTTTAGGAATATTTACGGTACAAACTATTTATTTATGGGCGATTTCGATTAGAGACGATTCATTGTTTTTGAAAGAACTAACCCGGGCGATTGTTAGTTTATTCGGCCCTAATAAATATGTCCGCGTGATGGATTCGATTTGGGTAGTGTTAATCAATTATTTTATTATTTTCTTGATTACTTGCTTATTTTTCTCTTTTTTCTATCGTTTTATGCGACAACGACTTTTGAAGAAACAGCTGCGCACAATCAATTTTGCCTTGAATGATGGAAAACCAGTTGATACCGAAAGTTTTGTTCCAGAGATTCAAGAGTTGGAGCGGAATATTGAAAGTATGCGCGAACGCCAAAACAAATTAATGAAGCAAGAAGAGCAAGCCCAACAAGCTAGAAATGACTTGATTACGAACGTTTCGCACGATCTTCGGACACCTTTAACTTCGATTTTGGGTTACTTAAGTTACATCCATGAAGATCGTTATCGTGATGAAATTGAACTGCGATATTACACGGAACTTGTCTACGGGAAGGCGCGACATTTGCATAAATTAATTGATGATTTATTCTCTTATACGCGACTTGATAGCGTGGAGTACCAACTGAAAAAAGATGAACTTGATGTAATTGAATTGCTAAGCCAGTTAGTTGCGGAATACGATGGGCAGGCAACCGAGCGAAATATGCAGATTGTCGAACATTTTGAAGCGAAAAAATTAATTATTAGCGGTGATGGCAACCAAATTATGCGTTTATTTGAGAATCTTTTTTCGAATGCGCTTCGTTACGGTGAAGGCAATAAACAAATTGATGTAAGTGCAAAACAAGAAGAAAATATGGCTGTTGTGCGAGTAACGAATTATGGCCAAGAAATTTCAGAAATCGATTTACCTTATCTGTTCGAGCGTTTTTATAAAGCGGATAAAAACCGGACGACAACTGGGACTGGTCTGGGGCTCGCTATTGCTAAGTCTATCGTTGAAAAACACGGTGGAATTGTCACTGCCGAAAGTAAAAATCGTAAAACCAGCTTTATCGTTAAGTTACCGCTCAGCTAA
- the rodA gene encoding rod shape-determining protein RodA, whose product MNQQNKLAGRIDYGIVLSMMLLMIISLVSIYSAQLTNNQYDANFVVKQAMWFVVATFAIIVVMQLDYDRLMKWSYYFYGLGLFMLVFVLFFGKEIKGAKSWIVIPFLGNLQPSEVVKVILIIVLAKVIWDHNRAYKIHRLGSDTWLLTKIGLFTLAPLILIMLQPDLGTALVFIAIMSGMILISGISWKIILPLFGSIAAIGTTLIWMVIYHQNWLTSLGFKPYQFERITTWINPENDPQGGGYQVLRALTAIGSGQITGNGAGYDAIAIPENHNDFIFTIVAGDYGFIGASILLAIYFLLIYQIIRVALDVGIPFYSYICTGVVMMIMFHVLENVGMNIGLLPITGIPLPFISYGGSALLGNMMAVGLVLGIRFNYKKSMFEVKEENHAS is encoded by the coding sequence ATGAATCAACAAAATAAACTAGCTGGACGCATTGATTACGGGATAGTTCTTTCAATGATGTTGCTGATGATAATCAGCTTAGTGTCCATTTATAGCGCTCAATTAACTAATAACCAATATGATGCAAACTTTGTTGTGAAACAAGCGATGTGGTTTGTAGTTGCCACTTTTGCAATCATTGTCGTCATGCAATTAGATTACGATCGACTAATGAAATGGTCTTATTATTTCTATGGACTTGGCCTATTTATGCTTGTCTTTGTTTTATTCTTTGGTAAAGAAATAAAAGGCGCAAAAAGCTGGATTGTTATTCCTTTTCTTGGGAATCTTCAGCCATCTGAGGTCGTAAAAGTAATTTTAATTATCGTTTTAGCAAAAGTAATTTGGGATCATAACCGTGCGTATAAGATTCATAGGCTTGGTTCAGATACTTGGTTACTGACAAAAATCGGCTTATTTACACTTGCACCACTTATTTTGATTATGTTACAACCCGATCTTGGGACAGCTCTTGTGTTTATCGCTATTATGTCAGGGATGATTCTTATCTCTGGAATTAGCTGGAAGATTATTTTACCGCTATTTGGATCGATTGCAGCTATTGGAACGACGCTAATTTGGATGGTTATTTATCACCAAAACTGGCTTACGAGTCTTGGTTTTAAACCATATCAGTTTGAACGGATTACAACCTGGATAAATCCAGAAAACGATCCTCAAGGTGGCGGTTATCAAGTGCTCCGGGCTTTAACAGCAATTGGTTCTGGGCAAATTACTGGGAACGGTGCCGGATACGATGCAATCGCGATTCCCGAAAACCATAATGACTTTATTTTTACAATCGTAGCTGGGGATTATGGCTTTATCGGGGCAAGTATTCTCTTGGCGATTTATTTCTTATTAATATACCAAATTATTCGCGTTGCACTCGATGTAGGTATTCCGTTTTATTCGTATATTTGTACCGGTGTTGTGATGATGATTATGTTCCATGTGCTTGAAAATGTTGGTATGAACATTGGTTTGTTACCTATAACAGGTATTCCACTTCCGTTTATTAGTTACGGTGGTAGTGCGCTGCTCGGAAACATGATGGCAGTCGGACTAGTGCTCGGGATAAGGTTTAATTACAAGAAGTCGATGTTTGAAGTAAAAGAAGAAAATCACGCTTCTTAA
- the gcvH gene encoding glycine cleavage system protein GcvH, with amino-acid sequence MSLPKDLLYTEEHEWVKAEDGSYLIGITDFAQDQLGDIVFVELPEVGDTVAKGDSIGSIESVKTVSDFYAPVSGKVVAVNETLEDEPELINSNPYDTGWILKLTEVQDADVSALLSSEDYEKTLD; translated from the coding sequence ATGAGTTTACCAAAAGACTTATTGTACACAGAAGAACACGAATGGGTGAAAGCGGAGGATGGTAGTTATCTTATCGGGATCACTGATTTTGCGCAAGATCAATTAGGGGATATCGTATTTGTTGAATTACCAGAAGTTGGCGATACGGTTGCAAAAGGCGATTCGATTGGAAGTATTGAATCCGTTAAAACAGTATCCGATTTCTATGCACCAGTAAGTGGAAAAGTAGTTGCTGTAAATGAAACGTTAGAAGATGAACCTGAACTAATTAATAGCAATCCATATGATACTGGCTGGATTTTAAAACTTACAGAAGTTCAAGATGCGGATGTATCAGCACTTTTATCAAGTGAAGATTACGAAAAAACATTAGATTAA
- a CDS encoding methionine ABC transporter permease, with product MTKLQELFPNVDFQMMWVATQETLYMTLVSLFAVFLLGIVLGLLLFLTNNKKHVGARILYWITAILVNVFRSIPFIILIVLLLPMTKSLVGTVIGPKAALPALIISAAPFYGRMVEIAFREVDKGVIEAAKSMGANMFTIIGKVLIPEALPAIISGITVTAISLVGFTAMAGVIGAGGLGNTAYLEGFQRGQPDVTVLATIIILIIVFIFQFIGDFLTKRTDKR from the coding sequence ATGACGAAATTACAAGAATTATTTCCCAATGTTGATTTTCAGATGATGTGGGTAGCAACGCAAGAAACGCTGTATATGACACTGGTTTCACTTTTTGCGGTTTTTCTACTAGGAATAGTTTTAGGATTACTCCTATTTTTAACCAACAATAAAAAACATGTTGGTGCGCGGATACTTTATTGGATTACAGCGATACTTGTCAATGTTTTCCGATCGATTCCATTTATTATTTTGATTGTATTGCTTCTTCCAATGACAAAATCACTTGTTGGAACAGTAATTGGACCGAAAGCAGCTTTACCAGCGCTGATTATCTCAGCAGCTCCTTTTTATGGTCGGATGGTGGAAATTGCCTTTCGGGAAGTAGACAAAGGGGTTATCGAAGCAGCAAAATCTATGGGTGCTAATATGTTTACTATTATTGGCAAAGTACTTATACCAGAAGCCTTGCCAGCAATTATTTCCGGGATTACCGTAACGGCTATTTCGTTAGTTGGCTTCACGGCGATGGCAGGAGTTATTGGGGCTGGCGGACTTGGGAATACCGCTTATCTTGAAGGTTTCCAACGTGGACAACCTGATGTAACCGTGCTAGCCACCATTATTATTTTGATTATCGTCTTTATTTTCCAGTTTATCGGCGACTTCTTAACGAAACGAACTGATAAACGCTAA
- a CDS encoding methionine ABC transporter ATP-binding protein — protein MITLQHVVKEYTSRNNKIKAVDNVDLEIEQGEIFGVVGYSGAGKSTLIRMFNGLELPTEGTIEVDNLLISQIRGGKLRKARQQIGMIFQHFNLLWSRTVAENIAFPLEIAGVRGEKRRFRVNELIRLVGLEGKENAYPAELSGGQKQRVGIARALANNPKVLLCDEATSALDPQTTDEVLELLLDINKRLNLTIIVITHEMHVIRKICNRVAVMENGKVVELGDVLDVFRHPKEKVTQRFVRQVTDSDETEELIHLLLDNYSEGKILKLLFMSENATQPVISQVAKENDVMLNVLHGNLTQTQNGAYGTLYVQILGTEEAMNASLTQLRQLKVETEVLER, from the coding sequence ATGATTACGTTACAGCACGTTGTAAAAGAATATACATCGAGGAATAATAAAATTAAAGCAGTCGATAATGTCGATTTAGAAATTGAACAAGGTGAGATTTTTGGGGTAGTTGGCTATTCAGGCGCCGGAAAGAGCACACTAATTCGAATGTTTAATGGCCTAGAACTACCGACAGAAGGTACCATCGAAGTAGATAATTTACTTATCAGCCAAATACGCGGTGGCAAACTTCGGAAAGCTCGTCAGCAAATTGGGATGATCTTCCAGCATTTTAATTTATTATGGTCGCGTACTGTTGCAGAAAACATTGCTTTTCCACTTGAAATTGCTGGAGTACGTGGTGAAAAAAGACGTTTTCGTGTAAATGAATTAATTCGACTAGTTGGTTTAGAAGGAAAAGAAAATGCTTATCCTGCTGAATTAAGTGGCGGACAAAAACAACGAGTCGGGATTGCTCGAGCGCTTGCTAATAATCCAAAAGTACTGCTATGCGATGAAGCAACTTCAGCGCTTGATCCACAAACAACAGATGAAGTTTTAGAACTTTTATTAGATATTAACAAACGGCTAAACCTTACAATCATTGTTATCACCCACGAAATGCATGTTATTCGAAAAATTTGCAATCGTGTAGCTGTGATGGAAAACGGAAAAGTCGTGGAACTTGGCGACGTATTAGATGTTTTCCGCCATCCAAAAGAAAAAGTAACCCAGCGCTTCGTTCGCCAAGTTACTGATTCAGACGAAACAGAAGAATTAATCCATCTATTGCTTGATAACTACTCAGAAGGAAAAATATTAAAATTACTCTTTATGAGTGAAAATGCGACTCAACCAGTTATTTCTCAAGTAGCTAAGGAAAATGATGTGATGCTAAATGTCTTGCACGGGAATTTAACACAAACACAAAACGGCGCTTATGGAACACTTTATGTACAGATTTTAGGTACAGAAGAGGCAATGAATGCGAGTCTAACACAGCTACGTCAACTTAAAGTAGAAACGGAAGTGTTAGAACGATGA
- a CDS encoding thioredoxin family protein codes for MDNWEKETLHAAQKNGADFTVFFFTPMCGNCQMASRLVDMTQNVDNIHTTIAKVDLNYVPEIAQTLEITSVPALVKFKEGNPVDVSYKLHDVTAIFEFLYSE; via the coding sequence CTGGATAATTGGGAAAAAGAAACTTTACATGCGGCGCAAAAAAATGGCGCGGATTTTACCGTTTTCTTTTTCACGCCAATGTGTGGTAATTGCCAAATGGCTAGCCGCTTAGTTGATATGACGCAAAACGTAGATAATATCCATACGACAATTGCAAAAGTAGATTTAAATTATGTGCCAGAAATTGCTCAAACTTTAGAAATTACATCTGTGCCAGCTTTAGTGAAATTTAAAGAAGGAAATCCGGTAGATGTCAGCTATAAATTACATGATGTAACGGCTATTTTTGAATTCCTGTATAGTGAGTGA